Proteins encoded in a region of the Pelmatolapia mariae isolate MD_Pm_ZW linkage group LG16_19, Pm_UMD_F_2, whole genome shotgun sequence genome:
- the nkx2.1 gene encoding homeobox protein Nkx-2.1: protein MSMSPKHTTPFSVSDILSPLEESYKKVSMENNNLGAPLTSYRQPQVSQAAMQQHHMGHNGTVSAAYHMTAAGVSQLSHTAMGGYCNGNLGNMGDLPSYQDGMRGSATATGWYGANPDPRFSTISRFMGSSSGMNMGSMGSLSSLADVGKGMGSLSTTPRRKRRVLFSQAQVYELERRFKQQKYLSAPEREHLASMIHLTPTQVKIWFQNHRYKMKRQAKDKASQQQMQQESGSCQQQQQQSPRRVAVPVLVKDGKPCQGSGHTPTSSAQTHHQQGGNVMIMSNNTSGLGQHQSQQVGSTGHSPDLAQHSSSPPSLQSQVAGLSHLNSPGAEYGSALQCSALLYGRTW, encoded by the exons ATGTCGATGAGCCCTAAGCATACGACTCCTTTTTCTGTTTCCGATATCTTGAGTCCCCTTGAGGAGAGCTATAAGAAAGTAAGTATGGAGAATAACAACTTGGGGGCACCTCTCACTTCTTACCGGCAGCCGCAAGTCTCACAGGCGGCAATGCAGCAGCACCACATGGGCCATAATGGGACTGTGTCTGCGGCTTACCACATGACTGCGGCAGGTGTTTCTCAGCTGTCACACACGGCCATGGGGGGCTACTGTAACGGCAACCTGGGCAACATGGGCGACCTGCCGTCTTACCAAGACGGCATGAGGGGCAGCGCCACGGCAACCGGCTGGTACGGAGCCAACCCAGATCCGCGTTTTTCCACCA TTTCCCGCTTCATGGGCTCATCGTCCGGGATGAACATGGGCAGCATGGGCAGTCTCAGTTCCCTGGCAGACGTGGGTAAAGGCATGGGCTCTCTGTCAACCACACCGAGGAGAAAGAGGCGAGTGCTGTTCTCCCAGGCGCAGGTGTACGAACTGGAGCGACGCTTCAAGCAGCAGAAATACCTGTCGGCGCCGGAGAGGGAACACCTGGCAAGTATGATCCACCTCACCCCGACCCAGGTGAAAATCTGGTTCCAGAATCACCGGTATAAAATGAAGAGGCAGGCAAAAGACAAAGCCTCCCAGCAGCAGATGCAGCAGGAGAGCGGCTCCtgccaacaacagcagcagcagtcaccTCGGAGAGTAGCTGTGCCGGTGCTGGTAAAGGATGGGAAGCCGTGCCAAGGCAGCGGCCACACGCCCACATCCTCCGCTCAGACGCACCACCAGCAAGGGGGCAATGTCATGATTATGTCTAACAACACGTCCGGCCTCGGCCAGCATCAGAGCCAGCAGGTGGGAAGCACAGGTCACTCTCCAGACTTGGCGCAGCACTCCTCCAGTCCGCCCTCACTTCAGAGCCAAGTGGCCGGCCTCTCCCACCTCAACTCCCCCGGCGCAGAGTACGGCTCGGCCTTGCAGTGTTCAGCCCTGTTATACGGCAGGACATGGTGA
- the nkx2.9 gene encoding NK2 transcription factor related, locus 9: MAAPTKFSFSVRSILDLPEQDADAAKRSSPIYSSCSSSSPYSSWIDCERSLCMSSDDCNFEASPDSTKPDDPCLDSEPEQSKKSKKRRVLFSKAQTLELERRFRQQRYLSGPEREQLARLLSLTPTQVKIWFQNHRYKMKRGRAEGALQDVEIPQPPVLRRVVVPILVRNGKPFHTCLLDSEKFGCLPPSSQPVPFPLAYTSLQHPSPVALPPRYHQHFPAAAAASSFAWRDFWSDSVHLNSFK; the protein is encoded by the exons ATGGCTGCACCGACCAAGTTCAGTTTTTCCGTAAGGAGCATCCTGGATTTGCCTGAGCAGGATGCGGATGCAGCAAAGCGGTCTTCCCCGATTTACTCCTCTTGCTCTTCCAGCTCACCCTACAGCTCATGGATCGACTGCGAGCGGAGCCTTTGCATGT ctTCTGACGATTGCAATTTCGAGGCCTCTCCTGACTCAACTAAGCCCGATGACCCGTGCCTCGATTCAGAGCCTGAGCAGAGCAAGAAGAGCAAGAAACGCCGCGTTTTGTTCTCCAAGGCCCAGACCCTTGAGCTGGAAAGGCGCTTCCGCCAGCAGCGCTACCTGTCGGGTCCGGAGAGAGAACAGCTGGCACGGCTGCTGAGCCTGACTCCAACCCAGGTGAAGATCTGGTTTCAGAACCACCGCTACAAGATGAAGCGAGGTCGAGCAGAAGGAGCACTGCAGGACGTAGAAATCCCGCAGCCGCCGGTGTTGCGCAGAGTCGTTGTTCCGATCCTGGTCCGAAACGGGAAACCCTTTCACACATGCTTACTTGACTCtgagaaatttgggtgtttACCTCCGTCATCTCAGCCGGTGCCCTTCCCTTTAGCTTACACATCTCTTCAGCATCCATCCCCCGTTGCTCTTCCTCCAAGGTACCACCAACACTTTCCGGCCGCGGCGGCGGCCTCCAGCTTCGCCTGGAGAGACTTTTGGAGTGATTCGGTTCATCTTAATTCTTTCAAGTAA
- the pax9 gene encoding paired box protein Pax-9 — MQKMEQFGKTFDPSLLTLCYFSYQRHPKANKLGTFPRRKHYPCCISGLGAEEGGQTVDTLDAEQDPRRRHKADTVFFICGFNTMEPAFGEVNQLGGVFVNGRPLPNAIRLRIVELAQLGIRPCDISRQLRVSHGCVSKILARYNETGSILPGAIGGSKPRVTTPTVVKHIRTYKQRDPGIFAWEIRDRLLADGVCDKFNLPSVSSISRILRNKIGNLSQQSQYESGKQAPHPPPQPTLPYNHLYSYPTSKVPTPPGMPTLPGHMAMHRIWPSSHSVTDILGIRSITEQQISDSPSFPSTKLEEWSAINRTNFPPASSPLVNGVDKAHLEPEAKYTQTPNGLPTVNSYVTAPSIPPYHPPTQVSPYMGYSATTSAYVTGPTWQPASGNALSPHSCDIATPLAFKSMSANRDVIHPVAASAL, encoded by the exons ATGCAGAAGATGGAGCAGTTTGGGAAGACCTTTGATCCCTCGCTCCTGACCTTGTGTTATTTCAGCTACCAGAGGCACCCCAAGGCAAACAAGTTGGGCACGTTTCCCCGCCGTAAACATTATCCTTGTTGCATCAGCGGCCTGGGAGCGGAGGAGGGTGGGCAG ACAGTGGACACGCTGGACGCGGAGCAGGATCCACGCAGGAGGCACAAAGCGGACACCGTATTCTTCATTTGCGGCTTTAACACGATGG AGCCTGCCTTCGGTGAAGTGAACCAACTCGGTGGTGTTTTCGTAAACGGCAGGCCGCTCCCCAACGCCATCCGGCTCAGGATAGTGGAGCTGGCCCAACTCGGGATTCGACCCTGTGACATCAGCAGGCAGTTGCGCGTGTCCCACGGCTGTGTCAGCAAGATCCTGGCTCGCTACAACGAGACCGGCTCCATCCTCCCGGGGGCAATCGGAGGCAGCAAGCCGCGGGTCACCACACCCACCGTTGTCAAACACATACGGACATACAAGCAGAGAGACCCGGGGATTTTTGCCTGGGAGATCCGGGACAGGCTACTCGCTGACGGGGTTTGCGACAAGTTCAACCTGCCCTCCGTCAGCTCCATCAGTCGGATCCTCCGAAACAAGATTGGGAATCTGTCCCAGCAGAGCCAGTATGAGTCGGGCAAGCAGGCGCCTCATCCACCGCCACAACCAACGTTACCCTACAACCACTTATATTCATACCCGACGTCCAAAGTGCCCACTCCCCCTGGCATGCCCACCCTTCCCGGACACATGGCCATGCACAGGATATGGCCTTCCTCGCACTCTGTAACTGATATTCTGGGGATACGGTCTATTACAGAGCAACAAA ttagtgACAGTCCATCCTTTCCCAGCACCAAACTAGAAGAATGGAGCGCTATTAACAGGACTAATTTCCCACCAGCAAGCTCTCCACTAGTCAATGGCGTGGATAAGGCGCATTTAGAACCTGAGGCAAAATACACACAG ACGCCGAATGGCTTGCCCACAGTGAACAGCTATGTCACAGCACCCAGCATCCCTCCCTACCACCCTCCCACCCAAGTGTCACCCTACATGGGGTACAGCGCCACCACGTCGGCCTATGTGACCGGACCCACATGGCAGCCAGCCAGTGGCAATGCTCTATCTCCCCACAGCTGTGACATCGCCACTCCGCTGGCCTTCAAGAGCATGTCAGCCAACCGTGACGTCATCCACCCAGTCGCCGCCTCGGCGCTGTGA